The Desulfurococcus sp. genome has a segment encoding these proteins:
- a CDS encoding iron-containing alcohol dehydrogenase, protein MGYQMTSSNPFKLRYEDVTLFFGAGVLREKLPENVKGSRRALIVSSKSAAKVSGALDAIMDSLREAGVEYLVYDRVKPNPYTSIIDEASRMALESKVDLIIAAGGGSVIDVAKIASITAVTGASAADILRNQGLALNSPRLRLIAVNLTHGTGSEVDRYAVATIDGTIEKRGVAVRYPDLGFDDPLYTRTLSRDQTVYTSLDAFYHAYESATSRYSNPLTATLAREAVGIVTRFLPRVLRDPGNVDYRERLLYASMIAGIAIDQSMTHLGHAIEHAFSGLYPELPHGAGLGIIGPAVVYYTHKAVPEASALVLKPLAPGVKPVSGDAWKAYTAVKGFQESIGFDQRLSDYGVDRSDVEKALEFAMRMINTRYTSIPFKVDVEILRDIVERSL, encoded by the coding sequence ATGGGATACCAAATGACTTCAAGCAATCCATTTAAACTTAGATATGAGGATGTAACACTCTTCTTCGGGGCAGGAGTCCTCCGTGAAAAGCTTCCTGAGAATGTAAAAGGGTCTAGGAGAGCATTAATAGTTTCCAGTAAGAGTGCTGCGAAGGTTTCAGGCGCCTTAGATGCCATTATGGACTCTCTGAGGGAGGCTGGCGTAGAATACTTAGTGTATGACCGCGTGAAGCCAAACCCGTATACAAGCATCATAGATGAAGCTAGCAGGATGGCTCTGGAGAGCAAAGTAGACCTTATAATAGCTGCCGGCGGCGGGAGCGTCATAGATGTAGCCAAAATAGCTTCTATTACAGCTGTTACAGGCGCTAGTGCTGCAGACATACTGAGGAATCAAGGATTAGCCCTTAATTCCCCTCGTCTGCGTTTAATAGCTGTAAATCTAACCCATGGTACTGGAAGCGAAGTCGATAGGTATGCTGTAGCCACAATAGATGGAACCATAGAGAAGAGGGGAGTAGCTGTAAGATACCCTGATTTAGGATTCGATGACCCTCTATACACAAGGACTCTCAGCAGAGATCAAACAGTTTACACTAGCCTCGATGCATTCTACCACGCCTATGAATCTGCTACTTCACGTTACAGTAATCCTCTAACAGCAACACTAGCCAGAGAGGCGGTTGGTATTGTTACACGCTTCCTCCCCAGGGTTCTAAGAGACCCTGGAAACGTGGATTACAGGGAGAGGCTACTATACGCTTCAATGATAGCTGGTATAGCAATTGATCAATCCATGACTCACCTAGGCCATGCTATTGAGCATGCTTTCAGCGGACTCTACCCGGAGCTACCTCATGGAGCAGGCCTAGGTATTATAGGCCCGGCAGTAGTCTACTACACTCACAAAGCGGTTCCTGAGGCTTCAGCGCTAGTATTAAAGCCTCTTGCCCCTGGAGTCAAGCCTGTGAGCGGAGACGCTTGGAAAGCGTACACAGCTGTTAAAGGATTTCAGGAGTCCATAGGTTTTGACCAGAGATTAAGTGATTACGGCGTGGATAGAAGTGATGTAGAGAAGGCACTAGAATTCGCTATGAGAATGATCAATACCCGCTACACTTCAATACCATTCAAGGTGGACGTCGAGATCCTCAGGGATATCGTTGAGAGATCCCTTTAG
- a CDS encoding glycosyltransferase family 2 protein, whose product MNQELTQDILEVAVGVALVYTVLLSIGLTGYAVYKPRRSSVKTSNYEIVLVSKADERVQRSLLESIRYHVAMFGHITLVVDEGAPLLSMLRYLKGVRLIVVPSSYRRDLVGKGRALNYFVEHFVSPDKWYVFIDDDNLILDESFLYEIPYYESKGYVAGNGVLLPRPGRSKISYAMDWIRYMDDLTLYRFFTGLLGRPLLGLHGELLIVKGSVLKEVGFNTKTLTEDFSFAIELVKRKYKTWQSATRVSIKSPNSLKDLMFQRGRWFKGMIMDIKRSPAPMKLIVAFRSFTWVFNLAVSILLFPVLVYLGLVWYMLPGSIYYLATYTYGVIRSREPYLLLLIPLFGLIEVSSRIYGLVEVNDFVVIDKN is encoded by the coding sequence TTGAACCAGGAGTTAACACAGGATATACTCGAAGTAGCTGTTGGAGTCGCTTTAGTATACACGGTGCTGCTCTCAATTGGTTTAACCGGCTATGCAGTCTACAAGCCACGAAGATCCAGTGTTAAAACCAGCAACTACGAGATTGTCTTAGTCTCCAAGGCTGACGAGAGGGTTCAGAGAAGCCTCCTGGAATCCATAAGATATCATGTCGCAATGTTCGGCCACATAACACTCGTAGTAGATGAGGGAGCACCACTACTCAGCATGCTGCGATACCTTAAAGGTGTTAGATTAATAGTAGTACCCTCAAGCTATAGGAGGGATCTAGTCGGCAAGGGGAGAGCATTAAACTATTTCGTCGAGCACTTCGTCTCACCTGACAAGTGGTATGTTTTCATCGATGACGATAACTTGATTCTCGATGAATCATTCCTCTACGAGATACCATACTATGAGTCTAAGGGTTATGTAGCTGGAAACGGTGTTCTCCTGCCGAGGCCGGGGAGAAGTAAGATCTCGTATGCTATGGATTGGATCAGGTACATGGATGACCTAACACTCTACAGGTTTTTCACCGGGCTTCTAGGTAGGCCTCTTCTAGGCCTCCACGGAGAGCTACTAATAGTCAAGGGGTCTGTTTTAAAAGAGGTAGGTTTTAACACGAAAACACTCACAGAGGACTTCAGCTTCGCAATAGAGCTCGTGAAAAGGAAATACAAGACTTGGCAGTCTGCTACAAGAGTATCCATTAAAAGCCCGAACAGCCTCAAAGACTTAATGTTTCAGCGTGGACGATGGTTTAAGGGTATGATAATGGATATAAAGCGGTCGCCTGCACCCATGAAGCTTATAGTAGCCTTCAGGTCGTTTACATGGGTATTCAATCTCGCCGTCTCAATACTCCTCTTCCCAGTGCTAGTATACCTGGGGTTAGTGTGGTACATGCTACCCGGCAGCATATATTATCTAGCCACATATACGTACGGGGTAATTAGAAGCAGAGAGCCCTACCTACTCTTACTTATACCCCTCTTCGGACTCATAGAGGTGTCTTCGAGGATATATGGGCTTGTCGAAGTCAACGACTTCGTAGTAATAGATAAAAACTAG
- the mvk gene encoding mevalonate kinase: MDIVCSRAPGKIILFGEHFVVGGYPAIGVAVSLYAKTCVKRGDLRIYSKQLGLIDASSMEAKPFLRVIREVSRRFKCGEEFTVYVDSEIPPGAGMGSSAALNVSLANSLLEACRASFTRDDVNSIAYLGEVEVHGKPSGVDNALSTYGGFMYYKQGLFRRLDVQIPENVELIVADTGVKRSTGVVVREVIERRARLGVIGDTIYQLAGLIVEEALRALESRDIVKLGELMSVNQGLLFSMGASSWVNDYLVHRMINLGAYGAKLSGAGRGGVVIGLAPAAVSEVIASRLTGEGFKVYRVKPDYSGVVLVDEVNVEPG, translated from the coding sequence GTGGATATCGTGTGTAGCAGGGCACCTGGAAAGATTATACTCTTTGGCGAGCACTTTGTTGTAGGAGGCTACCCAGCGATAGGTGTTGCTGTAAGCCTCTACGCTAAGACATGCGTTAAGAGAGGAGATTTAAGAATCTACTCTAAGCAGCTTGGATTGATAGATGCCTCCAGCATGGAGGCTAAGCCTTTTTTAAGAGTGATCAGAGAGGTCTCGAGGAGATTTAAGTGCGGGGAGGAATTTACAGTATACGTTGACTCCGAGATACCACCTGGAGCTGGAATGGGCTCCTCAGCAGCCTTAAACGTCTCGCTTGCAAACTCCCTCCTCGAGGCATGCAGAGCCAGCTTCACAAGGGATGATGTTAACAGTATAGCGTACCTAGGGGAGGTTGAAGTCCACGGTAAACCCAGTGGCGTGGATAACGCGCTGTCAACTTACGGTGGATTCATGTACTACAAGCAGGGATTATTTAGAAGGCTTGATGTACAGATACCTGAGAACGTGGAGTTAATTGTAGCTGATACAGGCGTGAAGAGAAGCACAGGTGTTGTTGTACGAGAAGTCATCGAGAGGCGTGCGAGACTCGGGGTTATTGGAGATACTATCTACCAGCTGGCTGGATTAATAGTTGAGGAAGCACTCAGAGCACTTGAGAGCAGAGATATCGTAAAGCTCGGGGAACTTATGAGTGTTAACCAGGGGCTATTATTCTCGATGGGAGCCTCCTCATGGGTTAACGACTACCTAGTCCATAGAATGATTAATCTAGGAGCCTACGGAGCAAAGCTGAGTGGCGCGGGAAGAGGCGGGGTGGTTATAGGCTTAGCTCCAGCCGCAGTAAGCGAGGTGATTGCCAGCAGGCTCACCGGAGAAGGCTTCAAAGTCTACAGGGTTAAACCAGATTATAGTGGGGTAGTATTAGTGGATGAAGTTAACGTAGAGCCCGGTTAA
- a CDS encoding Mrp/NBP35 family ATP-binding protein: MSSQGRRAPITPVFKLVDEAKKRLAGYKYKIVILSGKGGVGKTFVSTSIALGLAIKGKRVAILDADIHGSSIPLMMGVQKLRLYADENGNILPVEGPRGVKIVAINLMLDSPDLPVVWRGPLVSKAITELLSKVSWGEGDYMVIDMPPGTGDAAITVAQTIPDISGAIIVTAPNILTETIVAKTVNFAVRNKIRLLGIIENMSYFKCPVCGSVHNLLGKSTGEYLASKYGTRLLGKIPLDPLINEAVDRGEPYLLAYPEGEAAKAVMMVVEEIIKSFEGNESS, from the coding sequence ATGAGTTCACAGGGGAGAAGAGCTCCCATAACACCAGTTTTTAAGCTGGTGGATGAAGCCAAGAAGAGGCTTGCAGGATACAAGTATAAGATTGTAATCTTAAGCGGTAAAGGCGGGGTAGGCAAGACCTTTGTCTCCACGTCGATAGCTCTCGGGCTAGCCATTAAGGGTAAGAGAGTAGCCATACTAGACGCTGATATCCACGGCTCCTCGATACCATTAATGATGGGAGTGCAGAAGCTGAGGCTCTACGCTGACGAGAATGGCAATATACTCCCCGTAGAAGGGCCGCGTGGAGTAAAAATAGTTGCAATCAACTTGATGCTGGATTCCCCGGATCTCCCAGTTGTATGGCGTGGCCCATTGGTCTCTAAGGCTATAACAGAGCTACTAAGCAAGGTTTCATGGGGTGAAGGAGACTACATGGTAATCGATATGCCGCCGGGGACAGGGGATGCAGCGATAACCGTTGCTCAGACAATACCCGATATATCCGGGGCTATAATAGTCACAGCCCCTAACATTCTAACTGAAACCATAGTGGCTAAGACAGTGAACTTCGCTGTAAGAAACAAGATTAGGCTGCTTGGTATAATAGAGAACATGAGCTACTTCAAGTGTCCTGTATGCGGTTCAGTACACAACCTACTGGGTAAAAGCACCGGGGAGTACCTGGCAAGCAAGTATGGAACCCGTCTCCTCGGCAAGATACCTTTGGATCCATTGATAAATGAGGCTGTAGATAGAGGGGAGCCCTACCTGCTTGCTTACCCTGAGGGAGAAGCCGCTAAAGCTGTAATGATGGTGGTTGAAGAAATAATAAAAAGCTTTGAAGGAAATGAATCATCGTGA
- a CDS encoding peptide transporter: MSRAASSFIYRVYGYLTARPRLAKALTYALLALIVFSGVYIRFAPYFLNDFEFFEFDSYIEYWQALYTYENGPLSWYTLTRDNPATHLFWYPWGRDFVHTSYPLLPMWIGATYHLVEWTGLTLKDWAVLQPLIFSAVGIIVAYLAGRELSGGSRVAGLATASVIAVLPAAIERTVIGFVEKEGISLVPLMLYIYFYSKLAKSMRDESTGVGRRVAYMLLAGFFLALVGWLWGGYVFLLGTVVAFIILYPLLARESSIKEFLPYHIGLVASSMIMVIPSPANASTLGLYPFEIKGLGFMLLASLMLPVVYQLLAVEYRRLGLKKPLLTKGRYLILLVVFLIAGGIAVSEGVIPIGGRLAWALGLRFIPATPLVESVAEHQSPLSSLSSFIGMLHSWGVYPWLFFASPLVLGILGALYLVYKGETGGLYVAVGFLIAFYSYLNAAYMIAAAAYMGSVIVGLILDRIVGYLTPSRRELEDWRKGRVRYGRAKGYRLIALLFVVLAVANIIYAGYMDYTANSSMVYTLKSGLTSLPYYSDSWYKALDAIRSTPNGSLIIAWWDYGYGITVGGGRASAADGATLNETQIGIIGLILTSINTSEAVELARLLQPPVGKTYIMVIDGFVISSDGSVISPVIAGSIPGLVDIPKSIWMIRIGDSVVDILKSVGVNVSRRDTSRYFYVYSLGGQSSLISPAFNEPESIPLLYKLLVDGVMYWAEQNNKTSVFEWITGSTGTLDSATASRIRESLGINITSYIMASSLATLETRPLANDTYIKPYRVIVEPFVNPYTGTPLQASTIDGKPGIVYSVIVLYELNIPP, translated from the coding sequence ATGAGTAGAGCTGCTTCAAGCTTTATCTACAGGGTGTACGGTTATCTCACTGCTAGACCACGCCTAGCTAAAGCTTTAACCTACGCTCTCCTCGCACTTATCGTGTTCAGTGGCGTCTACATCAGGTTCGCTCCATACTTCCTAAACGACTTCGAGTTCTTCGAGTTTGATAGCTACATAGAGTACTGGCAGGCACTCTACACGTACGAGAATGGCCCTCTATCCTGGTATACTTTAACAAGAGATAACCCCGCAACACACTTATTCTGGTATCCATGGGGAAGAGACTTCGTGCACACAAGCTATCCACTGCTACCAATGTGGATCGGGGCCACCTATCATCTAGTTGAGTGGACTGGGCTGACTCTAAAGGACTGGGCAGTTCTACAGCCCTTGATATTCAGCGCTGTGGGCATCATTGTAGCGTATCTAGCTGGGAGAGAGCTTTCAGGTGGTAGTAGAGTTGCCGGTCTAGCTACAGCTTCAGTTATAGCTGTGCTACCAGCTGCAATCGAGAGAACTGTAATCGGGTTTGTCGAGAAGGAGGGGATTTCGCTGGTCCCCTTAATGCTTTACATATACTTCTATAGTAAGCTCGCTAAATCCATGAGAGATGAATCCACTGGTGTAGGTAGGAGAGTAGCGTACATGCTTCTCGCAGGATTCTTCCTTGCTTTAGTTGGATGGCTGTGGGGAGGCTATGTATTCCTGCTTGGAACAGTTGTAGCCTTCATCATTTTATACCCGCTTCTAGCCAGGGAGTCCTCGATAAAGGAGTTCTTACCCTACCATATAGGTTTAGTTGCATCATCGATGATCATGGTTATTCCTTCACCTGCAAATGCATCAACTCTGGGTTTATACCCGTTTGAAATCAAGGGGTTAGGGTTCATGCTACTCGCGAGCCTAATGCTACCAGTAGTCTACCAGCTCCTAGCTGTAGAGTACAGGAGGCTGGGGTTGAAGAAGCCTCTTCTAACTAAGGGTAGGTACCTGATCCTCCTAGTAGTCTTCTTGATAGCTGGTGGTATAGCTGTCTCAGAAGGAGTTATACCGATAGGAGGAAGGCTCGCCTGGGCGCTGGGCTTAAGGTTCATTCCAGCCACACCTCTAGTTGAAAGTGTTGCCGAACATCAATCACCTCTCTCAAGTCTCAGTAGTTTTATCGGCATGCTGCACTCGTGGGGTGTCTACCCATGGCTGTTCTTTGCTTCGCCACTAGTCCTAGGGATCCTAGGAGCCTTATACCTAGTGTACAAGGGGGAGACTGGCGGGCTGTACGTGGCTGTTGGATTCCTCATAGCATTCTACTCGTACTTGAATGCAGCCTACATGATTGCTGCAGCCGCGTACATGGGCTCTGTGATCGTGGGGTTGATTCTAGATAGAATAGTAGGGTATCTGACGCCGAGCAGGCGGGAGCTCGAGGACTGGAGAAAAGGGAGAGTTAGGTATGGGCGGGCTAAAGGATACCGGTTGATAGCTCTACTCTTCGTGGTGCTAGCTGTAGCAAACATCATCTATGCAGGGTACATGGATTATACAGCTAACTCCAGCATGGTTTACACTCTGAAGTCTGGTTTAACAAGCCTACCATACTACAGTGATTCATGGTATAAGGCTCTAGACGCTATTAGGTCAACGCCAAACGGCTCACTAATCATTGCGTGGTGGGATTACGGTTACGGTATAACAGTCGGAGGAGGAAGAGCAAGTGCTGCTGATGGTGCAACACTCAATGAGACTCAAATCGGTATTATAGGGCTGATACTAACATCCATCAACACCAGTGAAGCAGTTGAGTTAGCTAGGCTACTCCAGCCTCCTGTAGGTAAAACCTACATAATGGTTATAGATGGCTTCGTGATCTCGAGCGACGGGAGTGTAATCTCTCCTGTCATAGCTGGTAGTATCCCAGGTTTAGTTGATATACCTAAGAGTATATGGATGATACGTATAGGAGACAGCGTAGTAGATATATTGAAGAGCGTGGGTGTTAACGTTTCGAGGAGAGATACCTCTAGGTACTTCTACGTGTATAGTCTAGGAGGTCAGAGTTCCCTTATATCACCAGCGTTCAATGAACCAGAAAGCATACCGCTACTCTACAAGCTTCTCGTAGATGGAGTAATGTACTGGGCTGAGCAGAACAATAAGACAAGTGTCTTCGAGTGGATTACTGGAAGCACAGGTACACTGGATTCAGCTACAGCATCCAGGATTAGAGAAAGCCTCGGCATTAACATTACAAGCTATATAATGGCGAGCTCTCTAGCAACACTGGAAACCAGGCCTCTAGCCAATGACACATATATCAAGCCGTACAGAGTGATCGTCGAGCCATTCGTGAACCCATACACAGGAACGCCACTGCAGGCTTCAACTATTGACGGTAAACCCGGCATTGTTTACAGCGTTATAGTATTATACGAGCTAAACATTCCACCTTAA
- a CDS encoding DUF711 family protein: MEIVVRAVTYFADSRQDFREEYWNGLRILDEASEIIRELGFNVFTKRISMYKLSRSDILKLPSLASRDVLVSAGYINPRSLHVDDFKYLTNSGVYTPILPRLDDFTRDEAVNFSRIIHSVAEENPVNATRVSIGFHSESFMTPYFPDSSSRGFKSIGLAFLYTEALKAGSLNSISAHIERVFKEFEVIASSLEVKLGLPVFIDYSLSPWMEMSVAGLLESLGFKVTEPGFNYALYTVNKLIAEYSNHSRAIGFNEVMLPYAEDSVLVEYGGSGLLKARDFLRYASTCVAGVDMIIVPSNIEKLAGLIMDSYSLSMVKSRPLSLRVIPVNKEPGEKVELGKFGESFVIGY; encoded by the coding sequence ATGGAGATCGTTGTACGTGCAGTCACCTACTTCGCTGACTCACGCCAGGACTTTAGAGAAGAGTACTGGAATGGATTAAGGATTCTTGATGAAGCCTCTGAAATCATACGTGAGCTAGGCTTCAATGTTTTCACTAAAAGAATCTCCATGTACAAGTTGAGTAGAAGTGACATCTTAAAGCTGCCGAGCCTGGCTAGCAGGGATGTACTAGTTAGCGCCGGGTATATTAATCCAAGAAGCCTCCACGTAGATGACTTCAAGTACTTAACGAATAGTGGAGTCTATACTCCAATCCTCCCCCGCCTCGATGACTTTACAAGAGATGAAGCAGTCAACTTCTCTAGGATTATTCACAGTGTAGCCGAGGAAAACCCGGTTAACGCTACAAGAGTATCCATAGGCTTCCACAGCGAGTCGTTCATGACACCATACTTCCCTGATTCATCTAGTAGAGGCTTCAAGAGTATTGGGTTAGCCTTCCTCTATACAGAGGCTCTTAAAGCTGGCAGCCTGAACAGTATTTCAGCTCATATAGAGAGAGTGTTCAAGGAGTTCGAGGTGATTGCCAGCAGTCTTGAAGTAAAACTAGGCCTCCCAGTCTTCATAGACTATAGTCTCTCTCCGTGGATGGAGATGAGTGTTGCAGGGCTACTGGAATCCCTTGGCTTTAAGGTTACCGAGCCAGGCTTCAACTACGCGCTCTACACTGTGAACAAGCTGATAGCAGAGTACTCGAATCACTCTAGAGCCATAGGTTTTAATGAAGTAATGCTGCCTTACGCTGAGGACTCAGTGCTAGTGGAGTACGGTGGTAGCGGGCTGTTGAAGGCAAGGGACTTTCTACGTTATGCTTCAACATGTGTAGCAGGCGTGGATATGATCATTGTACCCTCGAATATCGAGAAGCTTGCAGGATTAATCATGGACTCCTACTCTCTCAGCATGGTGAAGTCTAGGCCTCTATCTCTTAGGGTGATACCGGTAAACAAAGAACCCGGCGAGAAAGTAGAGTTAGGGAAGTTCGGTGAATCCTTTGTGATAGGCTACTAG